From a single Thermothielavioides terrestris NRRL 8126 chromosome 1, complete sequence genomic region:
- a CDS encoding uncharacterized protein (Contains conserved domain DUF1325[pfam07039], This domain is found in the yeast protein SAGA-associated factor 29), with product MSSRNRNARGPNRNSGSTQGEEAHLWSQVKDDMRAMIEGINGSNDSIRAIVAQDSYTAKNRDTVDLAAEEQKLDNLLRAGVKGADQCKQQIDALIEHVTVLRALVKAREDAEAQAAGAAGLSARERPSGLLSASSRSASARAASARDKERERDRERDRDRDPGSVYEFDGSGDSPVPSPVGRKLGGSTGAGSDRSANRDSVPPRGGDRDTPGKADSVPPESGGSASATAAQRAKVSFFKGQDVVFKPKPTTTTESTEWMLGQVQQVLGEGKSRRYKVQDADPDLPPGERIEYRTSASSMIPIPAPGVELPELERGKTVLALYPDSTTFYKAEVMGTDAATGKVSLRFEGEENNVTLQLVDRRFVVEYRN from the coding sequence ATGTCTTCACGCAACCGCAACGCGCGCGGGCCGAACCGCAACAGCGGCAGCACGCAAGGGGAGGAAGCACACTTGTGGAGCCAGGTCAAAGACGACATGCGGGCCATGATCGAAGGCATCAACGGCAGCAACGACTCGATCCGCGCCATCGTGGCGCAGGACAGCTACACGGCCAAGAACAGGGACAccgtcgacctcgccgccgaggagcagaAGCTGGACAacctgctgcgcgccggcgtcaaGGGCGCAGACCAATGCAAACAGCAGATCGACGCGCTAATCGAGCACGTCACCGTGCTGCGGGCGCTGGTGAAAGCGCGGGAGGACGCGGAGGCACaagcggccggcgccgcgggtcTCTCGGCGCGCGAGCGGCCGAGCGGACTGCTCTCGGCatcgtcgaggtcggcgtcggcgcgggcggcgagtgCGCGCGACAAGGAGCGCGAGAGGGACAGGGAACGAGACCGCGATCGCGATCCCGGGTCCGTGTACGAGTTCGACGGCTCCGGCGACTCCCCCGTGCCCTCGCCGGTGGGGAGGAAactcggcggcagcacgggGGCCGGCAGCGACCGCTCAGCAAACCGGGACAGCGTCCCGCCACGAGGCGGAGACCGAGACACCCCGGGGAAGGCGGACAGCGTGCCGCCCGAGTCCGGcggctccgcctcggccacggcagccCAGCGCGCCAAGGTCTCCTTCTTCAAGGGCCAGGACGTCGTGTtcaagccgaagccgacgactACGACGGAGAGCACGGAATGGATGCTTGGCCAGGTGCAGCAGGTCCTGGGCGAAGGCAAGTCGCGGCGGTATAAGGTGCAGGACGCCGACCCGGACTTGCCGCCGGGCGAGCGGATCGAGTACCGGacgagcgccagcagcatGATCCCCATTCCCGCGCCGGGGGTGGAACTGCCCGAGCTCGAACGCGGCAAGACCGTGCTCGCGCTCTACCCGGATAGCACCACGTTCTACAAGGCCGAGGTGATGGGGACCGATGCGGCCACGGGCAAGGTCAGCCTGCGgttcgagggcgaggagaaCAACGTCACGTTGCAGCTCGTGGACCGGCGCTTTGTCGTCGAGTACAGGAACTGA
- a CDS encoding actin-like protein (1| arp2 3 complex subunit [Grosmannia clavigera kw1407] and GENE ID: 9535979 VDBG_02133 | actin [Verticillium albo-atrum VaMs. 102] Contains conserved domain Actin[pfam00022], Actin) — translation MASPPPIVLDGGTGFLKVGYAAQNFPEYQYPSIVGRPILRTEEKGGSDMVIKDIMCGDEAAAARTMLQISYPMENGIVKKWDDMQHLWDYTFFDKMKIDPRGRKILLTEPPLNPLKNREQMCEVMFERYGFGGVYVAIQAVLALYAQGLSSGVVVDSGDGVTHIVPVYESVVLNHLTRRLDVAGRDVTRNLIALLLRRGYALNRTADFETVRQIKEKLCYVSYDLELDKRLSEDTTVLVESYTLPDGRVIRVGSERFEAPECLFQPHLVDCDQPGIAELLFNTIQSADVDVRASLFKAIVLSGGSSMYPGLPSRLEKELKQLWLTRVLGGNPERLSKFKVRIEDPPRRRHMVFLGGAVLANIMADNENMWISKQEWEEQGPRILEKLGPR, via the exons ATGGCCTCTCCACCCCCCATTG TtctcgacggcggcaccggctTCCTCAAGGTCGGTTATGCGGCGCAAAACTTCCCCGAGTACCAATACCCGTCCATCGTCGGCCGGCCGATCCTGCGCACCGAAGAGAAGGGCGGCAGTGACATGGTGATCAAGGACATCATGtgcggcgacgaggccgcggccgcccgcaCCATGCTCCAGATCAGCTACCCGATGGAGAACGGCATCGTCAAGAAGTGGGATGACATGCAGCATCTGTGGGACTACACCTTCTTCGACAAGATGAAGATCGACCCCCGCGGCCGCAAGATCCTCCTGACCGAGCCGCCCCTCAACCCGCTCAAGAACCGAGAGCAGATGTGCGAGGTCATGTTTGAGCGTTATGGCTTTGGCGGTGTCTACGTGGCGATCCAGGCTGTCCTGGCGCTGTATGCCCAAG GTCTCAGCTCTGGCGTTGTCGTCGACTCCGGCGACGGCGTGACACACATCGTCCCAGTCTACGAATCCGTCGTGCTGAACCACCTCACCCGCCGGCTCGACGTGGCCGGCCGCGATGTCACGCGCAACCTTatcgccctgctgctgcgcagggGCTACGCGCTGAACCGGACTGCTGACTTCGAGACGGTGCGGCAGATCAAGGAGAAGCTCTGCTACGTTTCCTACGACCTGGAGCTGGACAAGCGGCTAAGCGAGGACACGACGGTGTTGGTGGAGAGCTACACGCTGCCGGACGGCCGCGTCATCCGCGTCGGGTCAGAGCGCTTCGAAGCGCCCGAGTGCCTGTTCCAGCCGCACCTGGTCGACTGCGACCAGCCGGGCATCGCCGAACTATTGTTCAACACGATCCAGTcggccgacgtcgacgtccGCGCCTCGCTCTTCAAGGCCATCGTCCTgtcgggcggcagcagcatgTACCCGGGCCTGCCGTCGCGTCTGGAGAAGGAGCTGAAGCAGTTGTGGCTGACGAGAGTGCTGGGAGGCAACCCGGAGCGGCTGAGCAAGTTCAAGGTCAGGATAGAGGACCCGCCGCGGAGGAGGCACATGGTgttcctcggcggcgcggtgctGGCCAACATCATGGCCGACAACGAAAACATGTGGATTTCCAAGCAGGAgtgggaggagcagggcCCCAGAATCCTGGAGAAGCTGGGCCCGAGATAG